Part of the Nicotiana sylvestris chromosome 2, ASM39365v2, whole genome shotgun sequence genome, agggtttgaaaccccggattgcacatcgtagtgctatattgaggtgagacatgtgcttgatgacgagcgtggggtcgtgcactattggggattgtgacttggtccattccgattgatgattttaccacgtatttgattgaaaactgtttgctatcattattatttgggctgaataccatatttgggcttcctgtcaactgtttgaacccttcgaggctttttattgatatttcctcactgtttgattttatatttgaactcagtcatgctattttcccactgttttcatactcagccatgtttactcagttttattacctaaatgatattttaaatgatgtttgggctgagaaacactgttttactattgcccgatgggcttgtgaggattttgattgtgtaaggccgagggcctatgttgtgaggaaacactgatattgatttgaggccgaaggcctgagatatatacgccacgaggtggcttgattgatatgaggctgaggtcctagtattgatgccacgagatggcttgatattgcgcttgggccgtaaggggcccctccaggagtctacaccccccagtgagtgcgggtatccattgtgatgtgagattgagctcgaGGCGCTGGTATTGTGATCTGAGatgtgagcctgaggggctggtagtgttctgagatgttgcccgaggggcggattcgttgatactgtgcccgagggacaAACCTTTACgtgtttatttttccttaattgcctGTCCACTATCtgcttacttgttgaaaaaggattttccttttcttttaactgattttctattttcaaatggttttactgctttattatagaatgttttgtgccttacgtgttttcttgctttcagtctttatttacatttgttactcactaagttggagtactcactttactccctgcaccctgtgtgcagattcaggcgtagctggttctgctcccgagtgctgatccttccagcttcaggcggacattcggagttcacgaggtagctgcttgacgtccgcagccctgtGTTTCTCTATCTttatcatctctatctcctttcagacagttgtactaaTTTATAGACTTAGcggatttgtattatgacttatagatgctcatgactagtgacaccccggtatcgaactgtgttgggttgttcttccacgtatttatgatattatctgctactttggattatctattcatgtttagactgtttctaaatgctaaattgttaataattgaaaaatgggaagtgttggctggccttgtcttcacgagaggcgccatcatgaccgggtccaggtttagggtcgtgacaagttggtatcagagcctaggttatataggtttcacgagtcatgagcaggtttagtagagtctcgcggatcagtacggagatgcCTGTATTtgtcctcgagaggctgcagaacctttaggaaaaaacttcatattcttgaaattcttgtcgtgcgaatttgttgacccgagtactaaacttttgttattctattctctcacagatgttgAGGGTGTGCGCTACCGGTCAgggtggacgaccactagtaccaccagatgtggccactagaggccaaggATGCGGCCGtagtcgtggtaggggcagagcagcacctgcagatccaccagctgctcCAGTTCAGGATTAGTTCCAAGTtacggatgctccagcagcaccagctcaggcaccagctgtgcctattatgatttcgggtcttcaggaggccttggctcagatcttatcagtttgcactggcctagctcaggcggtttagCCACTACAACCGTAGCtatttctcaggccgggggaggccatcagactcccaccgctcgcacacctgagcaggtcgtgcagggacttcagatgtcgggggcgcatccagcccagccggttgcagctgctcaggactatgtagttcctgtcaTGCTgtaggatgagcagcgtaggttggagatatttggtagacttcagcctccaaccttcagtgatgtagagggcgaggatgcccagggctttttggacaagtgttagaggatgcttcgtacaacgggtattctagaaACCAAcggggtcgcttttaccacctatcagttttcaagagctgctttcacttggtgggaggattttgagaggcgcaGGCCTTTTGGTGTAGCACCCGTTTCCTAGCAacagttcttcattctcttttttggagaagtatgtgccgcagtctcgcagagaggagctgcataggcagtttgagtggttgcgtcagggggagatgaccatgtcgtagtatgagttgaggttctccaAGTTGGCTCATTATGCCATCCGGTTGGTCCCGACAGATAgggagaggattatgaggtttgttgatggcctcacttatcagcttcacattattatgaccagagagagggtgattggtgctactttcgaggaggttgtggatatcgccTATGAGATTGAGTCTATTCGTTGCTAGGatcaagaggagagggaggccaagaggcctcgaggatctggtagctatagtggtgctccttcgaggggtcagtttcagcacggcagaggccgtctattcaggtctgctcagccagctcgcccaggttatcgtggggcatcgttgggtcatggttctcatagttctcatcagggccagtcatcacttagtgcccttccagctcagagtttgacACATgttccatcagttcagggctcttctatgccgagtgcatctgctagccactctggtgcgaggggttccctttagtccccttctccagcacctgggagttgttttgagtgtggtgagatgggtcatatgtggaggcagtgtcctcatcgtttTAGTAGTTCATATCAGTAGAGAGGTAAGTCATCGGCTTTAGCGCCAACTGCTTCATCACCACCTACCCACCTAGCTAGGGTTGGGGTCAGCCAGCCAAAggccgccctagagggggaggtcaatcagagagcggtcaggcccatttctatgcacttccaggcagaccccgatgctattgcttcagatgctgttattagaggtattgtttcagtttgccatagagatgcctctgtactatttgatcccggttccaccctttcttatgtgtcatcatactttgctcgttatttgggtacaccctgtgagtttcttgctttacatattcatgtatctaccccagtgggcgatactgttgttgtagatcgtgtgtaccggtcgtgtgtggtgactattagggtctggagacccgacttgatctattactattgatcatggtggattttgatgacattttgggcatggattggttatctccatgtcgtgctattctggactatcatgctaagacagtcacattggctatgccgggtgtgccacagatcgagtggcgaggtgtgactgattatattcctagtatagtgatctctttcttgaaggcccaacgtatggttaggaagggttgtatttcatatctagcgtttgtgagggacgTCGGAGTTGAGACTCCCAATATTTATTCTGTTCCTATTGTGAGGggttttcccgatgtgtttcctgtagacctgccgggtatgccgccagacagggatattgattttggtatttacatggtgccggacactcagcccatttctattctgccgtatcgtatggcaccagcggagttgaaggagttaaaggagtagcttcaggaactccttgataaggggttcattcgacctagtgtgtcaccttggtgTGCGCCGGtcctatttatgaagaagaaggatgacacaatgaggatgtacattgattatatacaattgaacaaggtaacaattaagaacaagtatcctttgcctcgtattgatgatttatttgaccagcttctgggagcgagagtgttctccaagattgatctccattcaggttatcaccagttgaagatcagggacttggatattcttaagacgactttcaggacccgatatggtcattatgagttcttggtgatgtcttttgggttgacaaatgccccaacaacgttcatgcatttgatgaactgcgtgtttcggccttatctcgacttgtttgtcatagtcttcattgatgatattctggtgtatttgcgtagtcaggaggaacacgtggagcatttgaaagttgtgttgcagatattgagggaggagaagctttatgcaaaattctccaagtgtgagttttggtttagttcagtggctttcttggggcacgtggtgtccagtgagggtattcaggttgatccgaagaagatatatgcgatttagagttggcctagaccgtccttagccatagagattcacaactttcttggtttgacaagctattatcgtcggtttgtttagggattctcatctatcgcatcgcctttgaccaagttgactcagaagggtgcttcatttgtatggacggacgagtgtgaggagagttttcagaagctcaagacagttttgaccaccgctccagtgttggttctgccatcaactttaggttcatataccatatattgtgatgcttcaagagttgggattggttgtgtgttgatgcaagaggtagggttattgcatatgcttctcgtcagttaaatccccatgagaagaactgccctgttcatgatttggagttggctgccatagttcacgcgttgaagatttggagacactacttgtatggtgtgtcttgtgaggtgtttactgatcatcgtagcctccagcacttgttcaaacagaaggatctcaatttgaggcagcggaggtgattggagtttcttaaggattatgatatcactatattgtaccatctgggaaaggccatgtggtggccgatgccttaagCTGGAAGGCggtcagtatggggagtttggcatatattctagttggggagagacctcttgcaattgatgttcagaccttggccaatcggttcgtgagattagatgtttcggagcccagtcgggtattggcttgtgtggtttctcagtcttccttatatgattgcatcagtcTTCCTTATaatctgcatttgcttgtccttaaggacagagttcagcacgataatggcagagatgtgaccattggtgatgatagggtgttgaggatgcatggccggatttgtgtgcccaatgtggatgggcttcgggagttgattttggaggaggtccatagctcgtggtatttcattcatctaggtgccgcgaagatgtatcaggatttgaggcagcactactggtggagaagaataaagaaagatattgtgggatttgtagctcggtgtctcaattgtcagcaggtgaaatatgagcatcaaagaccgggtgacttgctttagcggatagatattccagagtggaagtgagagaagatcactatggactttgtagttggacttccacagactttgaggaagtttgatgctgtttgggtgattgtggatcggcttaccaaatccgcgcacttcattcttgtgtgtactacttattcctcagagcggttggcagagatctatatccgagagattgttcatttgcacgATGTCCCAGTttttatcatttcagataggggcactcaatttacatcgtagttttggaggtttatgcagcgagagttgggtactcaagttgagttaagcacaacttttcatcctcagacggatgggcaatcCGAtagtactattcagatattggaggacatgttgcgtgcttgtatcattgatttcggagggttatGGGATCAGTTTCGACTTCACacaaagtttgcttataacaacagctaccagtcgagtattcagatggctccatatgaggctttgtatgggaggcggtgtagatctccagttggttggttcgatcccggtgaggctaggctattggggactgatttggtgcaggattctttcgagaaggtgaaggtgattcaggagaggcttcgtataacgcagtcaaggcaaaagagttatgctgacaagaaggtttgagacgtgtcctacatggttggtgagaaggtcctgttgaaggttttgcccatgaagggtgttataagatttgggaagaaagggaaactgAGTCcgtggttcattgggccttttgaggtgcttcggaggattggggaggtggcttatgagcttaccttgccacccagcttatcgagcaTGCATTTGATATTTCATGCttctatgcttcagaagtatattgtggatccgtctcatgttctgggtgtcagcacggttcagttagatgatgatttgacctatgatatggagccaatagctattttgggttgtcatgttcgaaagttgaggtcaaaggatatagattTAGTGAAAGCACAGCAGAGAGGCCGACCTATGGAGGAGGTTACCtaggagatcgagcgggagatgcagagtagatatcctcacctgtttgaggcttcaggtatgtttcttgattcg contains:
- the LOC138885509 gene encoding uncharacterized protein → MVGEKVLLKVLPMKGVIRFGKKGKLSPWFIGPFEVLRRIGEVAYELTLPPSLSSMHLIFHASMLQKYIVDPSHVLGVSTVQLDDDLTYDMEPIAILGCHVRKLRSKDIDLVKAQQRGRPMEEVT